A region of Dioscorea cayenensis subsp. rotundata cultivar TDr96_F1 chromosome 5, TDr96_F1_v2_PseudoChromosome.rev07_lg8_w22 25.fasta, whole genome shotgun sequence DNA encodes the following proteins:
- the LOC120261960 gene encoding histone-lysine N-methyltransferase ASHH1 isoform X2, which produces MNEWPAPYKHIERNDFVHRKHKKQKEEDIAVCVCRYDANDPESACGGSCLNVLTSTECTPGYCPCGNFCKNQKFQKCEYAKLQLFKTEGRGWGLLAAEDIKAGQFVIEYCGEVISCQEAKWRAQRYEVEGLKDAFIISLDAYESIDATSKGSLARFINHSCQPNCETRKWNVLGEVRVGIFAKQDINAGTELAYDYNFEWYGGAKVRCLCGAPSCSGFLGAKSRGFQEATYLWEDGDTRYSIENVPVYDSEEDEPATKILKAIVPVKDEMIADDGSSYLLGVDGMEPILFPHSQPISVEPLNSLPMEIDGLKNEIPGEDNNYSEDAHQRLTQKSTMISRIRSNSACRNYHIDSSPTKNSAFYPSAKSKTNVRRQVNIKSVTDRLASEDACQEIFTCEESRNLAASQLDALYDEIRPAIEEHERDTQDSVPTSVAEKWIEASCNKLKAEFDLYSSIIKNITCTPRRAQNNMGPEGVATENGIKLLENGTVKSEMQGVVSLNGSTF; this is translated from the exons ATG AATGAATGGCCTGCACCATATAAGCATATCGAGAGAAATGATTTCGTACATCGGAA GCATAAGAAGCAAAAGGAGGAGGATATAGCTGTATGTGTATGCCGCTATGATGCTAATGACCCTGAGAGTGCATGTGGGGGAAGTTGCTTAAATGTGCTGACCAGCACAGAATGCACACCTGGCTATTGTCCTTGTGGAAATTTTTGTAAGAATCAG aaatttcaaaaatgtgAGTACGCAAAGTTACAATTGTTTAAAACTGAAGGTCGTGGGTGGGGACTTCTTGCTGCTGAGGATATCAAG GCTGGTCAGTTTGTAATTGAATATTGTGGTGAGGTGATATCTTGTCAGGAGGCAAAATGGAGAGCCCAAAGATATGAAGTTGAAG GTTTAAAAGATGCATTTATTATCTCTCTGGATGCATATGAATCTATTGACGCCACTAGTAAAGGAAGCCTAGCTCGATTCATTAATCATTCATG CCAACCAAATTGTGAAACAAGAAAGTGGAATGTGCTGGGGGAGGTAAGAGTGGGGATATTTGCGAAGCAAGACATTAACGCAGGGACAGAATTAGCCtatgattataattttgaatggTATGGTGGTGCCAAGGTTCGGTGCCTTTGTGGTGCACCCAGCTGCTCTGGTTTTCTTGGGGCTAAATCACGTGGTTTTCAG GAAGCAACTTATCTATGGGAAGATGGTGACACCAG GTACTCTATTGAGAATGTTCCGGTTTATGATTCTGAGGAAGATGAACCAGCAACAAAGATCCTCAAGGCAATTGTCCCTGTGAAGGACGAGATGATTGCTGATGATGGGAGCAGTTACCTTTTAGGAGTTGATGGCATGGAACCCATCTTGTTCCCTCACTCCCAACCAATATCAGTGGAACCACTGAACTCTCTCCCAATGGAAATCGACGGATTGAAGAATGAAATACCAGGAGAAGATAACAATTACTCAGAAGATGCACATCAGAGACTTACTCAAAAGAGTACAATGATATCTCGTATCCGGAGCAATAGTGCTTGCAGAAACTATCACATAGATTCAAGCCCAACCAAAAACTCAGCATTCTACCCCAGTGCTAAATCTAAAACCAACGTTCGTAGGCAAGTGAATATCAAATCTGTAACTGATCGCCTTGCTTCAGAAGATGCTTGTCAGGAAATTTTCACTTGTGAG GAATCAAGGAACCTGGCCGCATCTCAGCTTGATGCTTTGTATGATGAGATCAGGCCGGCCATTGAAGAGCACGAGAGGGACACTCAAGATAGTGTTCCCACAAGTGTTGCAGAGAAATGGATTGAGGCCAGCTGCAATAAACTGAAGGCGGAGTTTGACCTCTACTCGTCCATCATCAAGAACATTACCTGCACACCACGAAGAGCTCAAAATAATATGGGACCAGAAGGTGTTGCTACTGAAAATGGAATCAAACTCTTGGAAAATGGAACAGTGAAATCTGAGATGCAGGGTGTTGTGTCATTGAATGGCTCAACATTTTAA
- the LOC120261960 gene encoding histone-lysine N-methyltransferase ASHH1 isoform X1: MDQQNEWPAPYKHIERNDFVHRKHKKQKEEDIAVCVCRYDANDPESACGGSCLNVLTSTECTPGYCPCGNFCKNQKFQKCEYAKLQLFKTEGRGWGLLAAEDIKAGQFVIEYCGEVISCQEAKWRAQRYEVEGLKDAFIISLDAYESIDATSKGSLARFINHSCQPNCETRKWNVLGEVRVGIFAKQDINAGTELAYDYNFEWYGGAKVRCLCGAPSCSGFLGAKSRGFQEATYLWEDGDTRYSIENVPVYDSEEDEPATKILKAIVPVKDEMIADDGSSYLLGVDGMEPILFPHSQPISVEPLNSLPMEIDGLKNEIPGEDNNYSEDAHQRLTQKSTMISRIRSNSACRNYHIDSSPTKNSAFYPSAKSKTNVRRQVNIKSVTDRLASEDACQEIFTCEESRNLAASQLDALYDEIRPAIEEHERDTQDSVPTSVAEKWIEASCNKLKAEFDLYSSIIKNITCTPRRAQNNMGPEGVATENGIKLLENGTVKSEMQGVVSLNGSTF; encoded by the exons ATG GACCAACAGAATGAATGGCCTGCACCATATAAGCATATCGAGAGAAATGATTTCGTACATCGGAA GCATAAGAAGCAAAAGGAGGAGGATATAGCTGTATGTGTATGCCGCTATGATGCTAATGACCCTGAGAGTGCATGTGGGGGAAGTTGCTTAAATGTGCTGACCAGCACAGAATGCACACCTGGCTATTGTCCTTGTGGAAATTTTTGTAAGAATCAG aaatttcaaaaatgtgAGTACGCAAAGTTACAATTGTTTAAAACTGAAGGTCGTGGGTGGGGACTTCTTGCTGCTGAGGATATCAAG GCTGGTCAGTTTGTAATTGAATATTGTGGTGAGGTGATATCTTGTCAGGAGGCAAAATGGAGAGCCCAAAGATATGAAGTTGAAG GTTTAAAAGATGCATTTATTATCTCTCTGGATGCATATGAATCTATTGACGCCACTAGTAAAGGAAGCCTAGCTCGATTCATTAATCATTCATG CCAACCAAATTGTGAAACAAGAAAGTGGAATGTGCTGGGGGAGGTAAGAGTGGGGATATTTGCGAAGCAAGACATTAACGCAGGGACAGAATTAGCCtatgattataattttgaatggTATGGTGGTGCCAAGGTTCGGTGCCTTTGTGGTGCACCCAGCTGCTCTGGTTTTCTTGGGGCTAAATCACGTGGTTTTCAG GAAGCAACTTATCTATGGGAAGATGGTGACACCAG GTACTCTATTGAGAATGTTCCGGTTTATGATTCTGAGGAAGATGAACCAGCAACAAAGATCCTCAAGGCAATTGTCCCTGTGAAGGACGAGATGATTGCTGATGATGGGAGCAGTTACCTTTTAGGAGTTGATGGCATGGAACCCATCTTGTTCCCTCACTCCCAACCAATATCAGTGGAACCACTGAACTCTCTCCCAATGGAAATCGACGGATTGAAGAATGAAATACCAGGAGAAGATAACAATTACTCAGAAGATGCACATCAGAGACTTACTCAAAAGAGTACAATGATATCTCGTATCCGGAGCAATAGTGCTTGCAGAAACTATCACATAGATTCAAGCCCAACCAAAAACTCAGCATTCTACCCCAGTGCTAAATCTAAAACCAACGTTCGTAGGCAAGTGAATATCAAATCTGTAACTGATCGCCTTGCTTCAGAAGATGCTTGTCAGGAAATTTTCACTTGTGAG GAATCAAGGAACCTGGCCGCATCTCAGCTTGATGCTTTGTATGATGAGATCAGGCCGGCCATTGAAGAGCACGAGAGGGACACTCAAGATAGTGTTCCCACAAGTGTTGCAGAGAAATGGATTGAGGCCAGCTGCAATAAACTGAAGGCGGAGTTTGACCTCTACTCGTCCATCATCAAGAACATTACCTGCACACCACGAAGAGCTCAAAATAATATGGGACCAGAAGGTGTTGCTACTGAAAATGGAATCAAACTCTTGGAAAATGGAACAGTGAAATCTGAGATGCAGGGTGTTGTGTCATTGAATGGCTCAACATTTTAA